A portion of the Suricata suricatta isolate VVHF042 chromosome 11, meerkat_22Aug2017_6uvM2_HiC, whole genome shotgun sequence genome contains these proteins:
- the ANGPTL5 gene encoding angiopoietin-related protein 5, with the protein MMYLPQASLLFLNTFLFICGEVIQGNCVHHSTDSSVINTIEDVSNAKDESKSNDTVYKEDCEESCDVKITREEKHFMCRNLQNSIVSYTRSTKKLLRNMMDEQQTSLDYLSSQVNELMNRVLLLTTEVLRKQLDPLPHRPVQSHGLDCTEIKETIGSVTKTPSGLYIIYPEGSSYPFEVMCDMDYRGGGWTVIQKRVDGVTDFQRLWCDYLDGFGDLLGEFWLGLKKIFYIVNQKNASFMLHIALESEDDTFAYASYDNFWLEDETRFFKMHLGRYSGNAGDGFRGFRKEDDQNTMPFSTSDVDNDGCHPVCLVGGRSVKSCSRFSNNTGWWFSQCGLANLNGIHRFPGKLVSTGIQWGTWTKNNSPVRIKSVSMKIRRTYNPYFK; encoded by the exons ATGATGTATCTTCCTCAAGCTTCACTTCTATTcctaaatacatttctttttatttgtggaGAAGTCATCCAAGGTAACTGTGTACATCATTCTACG gatTCTTCTGTAATCAACACCATAGAAGACGTCTCTAATGCAAAAGATGAGAGTAAAAGTAATGATACTGTTTATAAGGAAGACTGTGAGGAGTCATGTGATGTTAAAATTACAcgagaagaaaaacatttcatgtgta GAAATTTGCAAAATTCTATTGTTTCCTACACACGAAGTACCAAAAAACTACTAAGAAACATGATGGATGAGCAACAAACTTCCTTGGATTATTTATCCAGTCAG GTTAACGAGCTCATGAATCGGGTTCTCCTTCTGACCACCGAGGTTCTCAGGAAACAGCTGGACCCTCTTCCTCACAGGCCAGTCCAGTCACATG GTTTAGATTGTACCGAAATTAAAGAAACCATTGGCTCTGTCACCAAAACACCAAGTGGTTTATATATAATCTACCCGGAAGGATCTAGTTACCCATTTGAG GTGATGTGTGACATGGATTATAGAGGAGGTGGATGGACTGTGATACAGAAAAGGGTTGACGGGGTCACTGATTTCCAGAGGCTGTGGTGTGATTATCTGGATGGATTTGGCGACCTTTTAG gcgaATTTTGGCTAGgactaaaaaagattttttatatagTAAATCAGAAAAACGCCAGTTTTATGCTGCACATTGCATTGGAATCAGAAGATGACACATTTGCTTATGCATCATATGATAACTTTTGGTTAGAAGATGAAACAAGATTTTTTAAGATGCACTTAGGACGGTATTCAGGAAATGCTG GTGATGGATTCCGGGGCTTCAGAAAAGAAGATGACCAAAATACAATGCCTTTCAGCACATCAGATGTCGATAATGACGGATGTCACCCTGTGTGCCTGGTTGGTGGTCGGTCTGTGAAAAGCTGTAGTCGCTTCAGCAACAACACTGGCTGGTGGTTCAGCCAGTGTGGTTTGGCAAATCTAAATGGCATTCATCGCTTCCCTGGAAAATTGGTCTCAACCGGAATTCAGTGGGGCACGTGGACCAAAAACAACTCCCCTGTCAGGATTAAATCTGTTTCAATGAAAATTAGAAGAACATACAATCCATACTTTAAGTAA